The Flammeovirga yaeyamensis genome segment TCTCAAAAACAATTTCAAAGGTAAGTGTGAATATTTTACTACATAGATATCTCCTCAATTTCTTTGATGAAAACCTGAGTAAATGAGGAGAAAAAATAGTTTATGAAACAAACTTTAGTTTATATAAGTATTATTTTTTGTATGGTTTTACAGGCCTGTGTACCTAAAGTGTGCCCAGCGTATATCTCTGTATTCTATCAAAAAGATGATCCAAATAGTTTATATTATGTAGCTAAAACTCCTGATCCAGATTCAGACTACTTTTTACCATTAGGAGAAGATTCTACAATGGAAATAAAAGGTACTGTTTCTTATGTGGGTTACTTTATCAACGATTCTACTGCAAAAGAAGAAGAAATTTACGCATCAAGAGAAAAGGAGTGGACCGGTTTACTTGCCCCTAGAGGTGGACTTTATGGGAAGTACTTTAATCAAGATAAGAAACATCAGGCAGGTAATAAGCCAAATTATATCATCGGAAGTACAATAAATCCTATGCCTGAAAAAATTGAAGAAGATTCTACAATAGATTTCATTGCAGAGGATAGTATCTATTTGGTGAACTCTGGCGATTCCCTTGAGAATTTATTGTTTGGAGGTGGCCCAGGTTATGATGATTCAATGGTTGCTAAAGAATTACCGGATCAAGATAGTGATGATATAGATGTTGTAACGAATGATTCTCTTCCTCCAACAATGTACGATGGATATGTTTATCTTCAGAAGTATGGTGATTTGGTAGCTAAGGAAGACTCTATGCGTATGGGGTATTTTATAGTTCCAGATTCTATGTACTTAGTAAAAAGGAAATGGTATGAGATATGGAAACCGAAACATTATATGATTCCCAAAAGCGAATTGGATAGCATTCATAAAGCCAATGTGGAGAAATATGAAACGGATTCTCTTGCCAAACTACCTCAGTACGATTCTCTCGGAAATTTAATTGAGAAGAAGAAGTTATTTGGTAATAGTAATAATCAGCAAAGTCTAGAAACAGATCCTTTTGAGCAAAATGCCAAAGAGAAAAAGAAGAAAAAGGATGCTGCTGTGAAGGAAGAAGAGGAAGACTGGTAAAAATATAAAGCTAAAAAAGGTGGATGATTCTAAAATCATCCACCTTTTTTATATCAATATAAAGAGAAGATTAAACCATTACTTCTTCTTTAGTTTCTTTCTTTGTGGTTTTGTTTTTACTCTCTTTGAAACGTCGACTAGCAGAAATACCTGTTCCGACACCCAAAAGAATAGTACCAATCCATAAGATACTGATGAAAGGCTTTTCAACTGCTTTCATAATCACCCAGTCTTTTTGAGCTGTTTCTGCTTCAAAGACGAATGTTTTTTCTTTAGGAAGAATCTCTTTTAAAGTAATTCTTAATCCTAACTCTCTATTAGTCGCAGCAATTAAACCTGCCTCATAATCATTTACTAGCCCATCTATACTCATTCTCTTTACTTGAGTAAGTACATAAGACGGCTTCAAATCAATATTGTTATTAGCTCCAAGTAAAACTCTAAGGTTGGCTTGAAGTGCATAATCATCTTCTTTGATATGATAGCCAGGCGCTTTTTCAAGAGGTTTTACTCCATCAAAAACAACAACATAATCATTCAAGAATACGGTATCCCCAATCGCTATTTTAAGAGGATCTTGTTTACTCCACTCCACTTCATCATCGCTTACTGCAAGATTCGTAATGTGAGTATACATATCTTTATTCCAGAATGACTTAATATCTGGAGATGGAATTGGGCCCATAGCTTCGTTGTCTTGAACTCTTGGGAACAATGAGAATGATTTACCTTTATCGCTGATGTATTCGATTTCGTAGTAAATATTTTCATTATAAATCTGGATTTCATCTCCAATTTCCGCAACAGTTTCTCCATCTTGAACGATATCTTCTAAAACAACTGCATGATACGGATCATTGGCTTTTTGTTTTACGGATTCCTTATTGAAATACCCTGGTATATCACGAGAAGTTAATCTTGGCCCTTTGTAAGTAAGGTGATATTGTCCCATACGTTTCGGGTGACCTCTAAACAACAATACATTCTCCTTGTTCATTTCTTCAGGGAATTCACTATTGTAGATCTTACCACTCATATTTAAAGAGATAACATCTTCGAAACCAGAAGAAGCAAGAATACCAACAAGCATTAAAGCCACACCAATATGTGTTACAGCACCACCAGAAATAGAGATTTTCAATTTCGTAAATTGAACAATTACGATGGTATTAGCTACTAAACTAAAAATGGCCGCTGTAAGTAAAATGATGTAAGTTGGCTGATGCACATTACCCATTAAAATTAAAACTGCAGTAATAATTAAGGTAATGATATATGGAGTAGTTAACGTGCTGAATACATTTTTCTTATCCAATCTCTTCCAAAAGAAGAATTGGGCAGTACCAGAAATTAAGGCTAAAGCAACAGCAAACCACAACTGGAATTTAGTATAAAATGCTACAGCATCTGCAGGAGGAGCCAAGTTTGATGAAATACCAAAATTAGCTACTAAAGCATTAAAGGCAGGGTAAGAAGTTGGTACCAATACTTGGAAACTCATTAATGCTAAAACAGTAGCTCCAATAAATATCCAGAATTCAGCACTGTATGTAGAGGCCTCTTTTTTATCAGAAGGCATGTCTTTCATGCGGGCTACAAACAAAAGAATTGCTAAAATAGTGAAGAATACCAAGTAAAGTAATAACTGACCTGATAATCCTAAGTCTGTAAACGAGTGTACAGAACCTTCACCCAATACCCCTGATCGTGTTAAGAATGTAGAATATAATATCAGAATAAAAGCACCTAGAATAAGTCCCATTCCTGCTTTTAAAGCAGCGAAACTTTTGTGCTGAATGATCATTAAGTGTAGACCTGCAACAAGAATTAACCATGGAACATACACTGCATTTTCAACAGGGTCCCAGTTCCAATAACCACCAAAGTTTAGTGTTTCATAGGCCCAGTAAGCCCCCATCATAATACCAATACCTAACACGGAGATAGCCGTAACTACCCATCCCATACTTGGTTTTACCCATCCTTGGTAATCTTTTTGGAATAAAGCGGCAATTACAAATGCAAAAGGAATCAATGTTAAAGCAAATCCCATAAATAGAGTAGGTGGGTGAATGACCATCCAAATATTCTGAAGTAAAGGATTTAGACCAGTACCGTCTTCAGGGATAAAATTAGGATTTGTAGCAAATACAGGTGCCTCGATTGCGTCTCTTAGAAGAATAAATGGTGATGAACCAATTTTAGCTCCAAACACTGTCACACCTAATATCATCGACATAAGGAAAGCCTGAACTGCAGCCACAACAAACATGACATTGTACTCCCACTCTCCAGATTTTTTGATAATGAACAAGGCGATTAGAACATGCCAAAACGTCCAAACTAAAAAGCTACCTTCTTGGCCTTCCCAGAAACTAGAAACGATGTAATAAGCTGGTAAATTATTAGAAGAGTGACTCCATACATAATGGTATTCATAATAATGATTGAATATCATAAAGAAGAGAGTACATACCGTTGAAAAAACAGCTATACCATGGATTATAAATGTAGCTCTTGCTAATTTTTTCCATCGTTGTTTTTCCTCGATGTTATTTTCTGTTGCGGTAAATCTATAGGCTATTGCAGATAGTATTGCAGTAACAAATGCTACAATAATCATGAAATGCCCAAAATTGCCAATGAAAGCGTGAATCATTGATTTGTTGTTTGATCTTTAATGGAATGATGCTGTAAAAAAAGTAAAGTAGTTTCTTCCTTTATATACAAGCTGACTCTCTCCATTATTAATTTAAAAAAAGTGATATTGTTTAATAACCTGAGTGGATTGAAAAATAATTTTTCATGCACAGTATTATTACTATCCAATTGATTCACAAATTTAAGAGGATTGTAGTATTTAAAATAAATTAGGAGTATAAATTTTTGATAGTTCTTCTAGATAGAACTTCATTTATCATTCTTTAAGTTAATGCTTATTGTTAATCAATTAGGTTTTAAGGGATAAGTGATGTTTAAAGCTCATTTTCAAATGGTAAAAAAACAGAATGACCTTCAACTACTTGTGGGTTAAATTCTTGAATCAACTTAATACCTTCTTGCTCGTTATCATAATACATTTGAGCAATTTTTTTCAAGGTTTCTCCTTTTTGAACTAGGTGAGTCCCCTTAACAGGAACTATAAACCAATTTTCGTCCATTACTACTTTTGCTTCAATAGCTAAGGGATTATAGATATTAAACTTTTCAGCGATTTCTTCTCGTTTGAATTTTTTCCTAGCATCTCTAAACAAAGCGTACATTCGATAGCGTTCGTTGTCGAAAACATCAAAATCACGATTAGCTATTGATTGAATATGTTGTGTTTGATAACGTTGGAAAGCTTCTATGGTCTTTTCAGATTTAGTATTTTCCTTTTTGATGTTTGCAATTTCATCATCTTTTTCCTGTATTTGACTTTCCCAATTAGATTTATTCTGCTGATACATAAAGATGATCAACAGAGTAAATAAAACGAAACCTACAAAATTATAGATCTGATTTTTCTTCTGATTAGGGTTTCTAAGGGCTTCATCTACCTCTTTTTCGAATGGAAATACCTCCTGAAGTGCTTTTTCTCTATTTCTTGATGGAGCATTGTCTCTCAAAAACTCACAAGGAAGAATACCTACAAAAGACAAGTCTTCTTTAGTTTGTTGAATTAACCCTTCTGCAGATTCTTGAGGTAGGGAAGAAGAGAATATATCTTTTAATGATTTTGGAGCCGTCTCAAATAATAAAGAAGCATTACAGACCACTAACTGATCGTCTTCATTTAATAAAAAAGGAGTAGCGACTGCTGGGTTTTTAGTATGCGGAGGAGATAGAAAACGACCATCGCGATAGACAAATAAACGAATATTACCATTGCGAGTATGCCACAAACGTCTATCTTTAAGATAGACAAGAACATAGTCGTTACACCCAAAATTTTTTACAACTTTACTTGCTTCATGTAATGCAAGTTGAGGTTTTTTATTTTCTTTAAAAGATTTATTTAAGGTTGTTTTTGTTTGTTCATCTGCACTCTCTAAAAGTCCTCCACCTAAAAATAAACTATCAGAACTTAATTCGTTTAGCCAAAAATGTGTGGAATGAACATCAGATGATGAATATCCAAAAGTATATTTTTGTTTAGTCTTTACGGTCATGTTTATTCTCTACAACTTGAATTGATACATGTAGTTTGAATGATCAATCCATTTTTTTAAACCTATACTCTACTCTTCTATTTTCAAGATGTTTTAAGTTAGAACATTTTACATTATTCTTACACTCATTGATCAATAAGTTTTCACCAAAACCGTCTGTAACAACTCTTTTTCTTGAAATTCCTTGAGAAATAAAATATAAAAGTATGGATTTTGCCTGTTTTTTTGATAATGATAAATTAAAATCATCATCACCACGAGAGTCTGTATGACAACTTATTTCTACTGATAACTGAGGTCTTTTCTTTAAAGTAGAAATAACGGAGTTGAGTTCTTCTATAGCAGAAGAGGAGATAATATCTGTGTTTACTTCAAAAGGGTATATGTCGAATTTATGGACTTTTTCTTCTTTAAAGTTTAAATCTAATTCATATGTTTTTCGATCATTTATTTCAACCACTGTATCATATGAGTGTAAATAATTAGGATTGGTTACTGATAGACTATATGTGTCATAATTGTGAATCGGAATAATGAATTCACTGCCCTTGTGTTTAAGAATAAAAGAAACGTCCTCGCTTTTTGATTCTATTTGATAATTATTTTCTATATCACTGTAATTGGAGCTATTGATTTTAATCTTAGCAAACTCTTCATTTTTATCCATTGTATGGCGGATACTTATTTTCTGACCGCCTTTCATTTTAGAAGATAAAATCTGAATAGATCCTTGAACACTCTTCATTTTTTCCTTAGAAAAGTATATTTCAAAATTTTCGTTATTACTCAATTCAAGGGAAAACTTTCCTTCGTTGTCAGTAGTTGTCTGAATAGATGAAACAAGTACTTTTTTGGATGATGAGGAAAGATTAATTATCTTGAATGCAAGGACCTTAACATCTTTAATTGGTTTGTTTTTTAAATTGCAAACAGTACCAATTAATACAATATTTTCCTTCGCGGAAACAGTGAATGACGTAAGACTAATTACGAAAAAGAATAAAAAATATTGTAAGATGCTATTTTTAGTCATTTAATTTTTTTGAGATAAAGGGTTTGTTTCTGTTGTTGCTTGATTGATCTTAACTTGACCGATAATAATTTTTTTTCTTTCTAGGTAAGAAAAATCAATGTTTTACACAACATAATTCCGTTAACATTCGTTTTAAGTTTGTATATTTGAAACTTACTCTAATAAGTAATTATCTCTCTTTATTGATAGGTGCATTATGCGATATACTCAAATCTTAACAAAGTTATGCTTTCTCCTGCTGTTGGTGATACTAACCCAAAATGTTATCGCCAATTCAAAAAAGGAATATACTCTCAAAGGTATTTACTTGGATAGTGAAAAAGGAAATACTATTGAAGGTGTAAAAGTATGCATAAAAAATATCAAAAGTGGTGCCAAGACAACAATATATACCGATCAGAATGGTCAGTTTGTATTAACATTGGAAGGCGAAGCAAATTATAAAATTTACGGTACTAAGGATTTATATTTTGATCAAGAAGAACATACAATATCTACCGAAGGTGATTTAGAAAGTAATATTATAGAGGTATCCTTTAATATAAAAGAGGTGAAATGTGATATTCCTTATACATTATCAGATTTACATTTTGAAGTGAACAATTCAGCAATCTTAGAAGACGGGGAGCAGCATATTGATTTTTTATATGAGTTGTTATCAAAAAATCATAAAATAAATGTGATTATAAGAGTTCACTCAGACGCTAGAGGAGCCAATGATTACAATAAAGAAATTACTCAAAGCCGAGCAGACTATTTAAAAGAGATTTTGGTATCGAAGAATATATCATCAACTAGAATTACAGCAGAAGGAGTAGGGGAAGAAGAGATAGTAAACGATTGTATTGATGGTATACGATGCTCTGGAGAAAGACACTTAGAAAATAGAAGAGTTGAAATCGTACTTAAGCAATCCTAAAAAAAACATTATTATAAAAAAAGACCTTGAATTGAATCAAGGTCTTTTTTTATGGCTTGGAATAAATTCCAATTATGCATTAACTAATAATTTAGCTAAAGTCTCTCCGATATCAGCCGGTGATTTTGAAACAGCGATTCCACACTCTTCCATAATACGCATTTTAGCTTCTGCAGTATCATCTTCACCACCAACAATGGCACCTGCGTGACCCATTCTTCTACCTTTCGGTGCAGTTTGGCCAGCAATAAAACCAACAACTGGTTTAGGGTTACCTTGTTCTTGGATCCACTTTGAAGCTTCAGCTTCGTAGTTACCTCCAATTTCACCAATCATTACGATAGCTTCAGTATCTGGATCTGCCATTAATAATTTTACTGCTTCTTTAGTTGATGTACCAATAATTGGGTCACCACCAATACCAATTGCAGTAGATACTCCGTAACCTGCTTTTACAATTTGATCTGCAGCTTCGTACGTAAGAGTACCCGACTTAGAAACGATACCTACTTTACCTGGTTTGAAAATGAAACCTGGCATAATACCTACCTTTGCCTCTCCTGGAGTAATAACACCTGGACAGTTTGGTCCGATAAGAGTAACGTCTTTGCCTTTAATGTAATCTTTTGCCTTAACCATGTCAGCTACTGGAATACCTTCAGTAATTGCAATAATTACTTTGATACCTGCGTCTGCAGCTTCCATAATAGCATCTGCAGCAAATGCTGGAGGAACAAAAATAATAGATACGTTCGCTCCTGCTTGCTCTACGGCGTCAGCAACTGTGTTAAAAACTGGTCTGTCAAGATGAGATTGACCACCTTTACCTGGAGTTACACCTCCAACTACATTTGTGCCGTAAGCAATCATTTGCTCGGCGTGAAAACTGCCCTCAGATCCAGTGAATCCTTGAACAATTACTTTTGAGTCTTTATTGACCAATACACTCATGGTTGTGTTGGTTATTTGTTAGTAAATATTAATATTACTTATTTGGATGCAATTTATACAATTTGATGATTATAATAAATAAAGATCATCTTTTTTATTGGTAAATTGTCATTGTTTTAACGCTATATATGTGAAAAAACGATTTTTCAAACATTATATACCCGAATATGCGAATATGGGAAAGTTTATTTCAAAAATAATGGTGCTGCTCGTTAGAGGTTATCAAGTGCTTATTTCGCCTTATACACCATCTTCTTGTAGATACTCACCTACTTGTTCTGAGTACACTGTGCAAGCTTTAAAGAAATACGGTCCGATAAAAGGCGGAAAATTAGCTTTCAAAAGAATAAAAAGTTGTCATCCTTGGGGTGGTAGTGGATACGATCCAGTGCCTTAACATAATTTAATATATAATTAGATATTAACATTTCGTTTTTGTACATTTAGGCATTCGATTATGACATATAATTAATCCTCGTTAAAATATAATTATATATAGATGTTATCCATCAAAAAAATACTAGCTTCTGTACTGCTTGCCGGAGCTTCTACACTAACAGTATTCGGACAAGAAACTATCGTAGATGGTACTCAACTTAAAGTGGTTAATCAGGTAAAAACAACTCCTGTAAAGAGTCAGGGTAGAACAGGTACATGTTGGAGTTTTTCAACAACCTCTTTTATTGAATCTGAATTAATGCGTAAAGGAAAAGGAGAGTTTGACCTTTCTGAAATGTATTTTGTAAGAAATACATATCCTTTAAAAGCAAAAAAATATATAAGAAAACACGGTAAAGCCCAGTTTGGAGAAGGTGGACTTGCTCACGATGTAATGAACATTATTCGTGAGAAAGGTTTTGTTCCTAATGCTGTGTATGATGGGAAAAATGGTAGTAAAGGACCTTATGATCATCAAGAATTATTCGGTGTGATGGAGAGTGTTTTGAAAACGCTGTCAACATCAAGAACAATTTCAGATAACTGGGACGATGCTTTTAATGCAATTTTGGACGCATATATGGGCGGAACTCCAGTCGAATTTGAATTTGAGGGCAAATCTTACACACCTCAAAAATTTGCTTCTAACTTGGACTTTAATCCTGATGATTATGTCGAGTTAACTTCTTACGATGCATATAAAACATATGCTCCATGTGTACTAGAAATTCCAGATAATTGGTCTGATGGTATCTATTACAATCTTCCTTTATCTGATTTGCAAGAGGTAATGAATAATGCTTTAAATAAAGGCTATTCATTAACATGGGATGGAGATGTTTCTGAAAAATCATTTTCTCATAAAAATGGAAAAGCAACTATTGAAGAGAAAGATGGTAAGGAAATTGAAGTAACGTCTTCGTTACGACAAACAACTTTTGATAATTATTCAACCACAGACGATCACTTGATGCATATCGTTGGCATTGTGAAAGATAAAGACGGAGCACTTTATTATGTTACTAAAAATTCATGGGGTGCTGAATCAAATGATTTCGGAGGTTATTTATATATGTCAGAAGGATATGTAAAACTTAAGACCGTTTCAATTATGGTTCATAAGGATGCTATTCCATCTGATATCAAAAAGAAAATAGGTTTAATCTAATTTCATGTCAAAAATAGATTGGTGTGTATAGAATAAGAGAGGAAAACAACATGACATTGAATAAGAAAAGATGGGTAAATAAAAAGCCTCGCATTATAGAAATTGAGGAACACGGTTCTCATACAATGGGTTTTTTAACCCCTGTATCTGAAAATAAACAAATACCTTTTCCTATAAAAAGAGTATTTTGGACGAACGGCGGAACAAAAGATACTGTTAGAGGTAATCATGCTCATAAAGAAACAGAAGAAGTAATTGTAGCAGTTACGGGTACAGTGGAGGTAGAGGTTGTTCTTGATGACATGAAAAGAAAGGTATTTATCCTTGATAATCCTTGTCAGGGTCTGTATTTGCCCCCTAATACTTGGAGAACCTTATATTTTAATAAAAATGCTGTTACCGTTACAATAGCTTCTACAGAGTATGATCCTAACGACTATGAAACCGATATGGTAAATTGGTTGCAAAGGGACTACTCGGATGAGAAATTTTATAACGAGTAATAGATTTGGAATAAAATTTGAACTTGTTTGTTTTAACAAGTTAAAAATCACTTAGTTCTGTTTTAACACGTTGCTAGGTGATTTTTTTTAAAACTTTGAAATACAAACTTCTATTCTTAATTCAAAAAGGGTATTTATTTGAATATCAAGTGGGTAATTCATTGTTTTAAGTTTAAAAGAAACTCAGAACTACGTTGTAAAAATAAGATGAGGTCACTACTAAAATTATTGTTGCCGATTCTTGCTCTTCAAGTTTTTAGTCAGGTGTACGCACAAGCTGA includes the following:
- the ccsA gene encoding cytochrome c biogenesis protein CcsA, whose product is MIHAFIGNFGHFMIIVAFVTAILSAIAYRFTATENNIEEKQRWKKLARATFIIHGIAVFSTVCTLFFMIFNHYYEYHYVWSHSSNNLPAYYIVSSFWEGQEGSFLVWTFWHVLIALFIIKKSGEWEYNVMFVVAAVQAFLMSMILGVTVFGAKIGSSPFILLRDAIEAPVFATNPNFIPEDGTGLNPLLQNIWMVIHPPTLFMGFALTLIPFAFVIAALFQKDYQGWVKPSMGWVVTAISVLGIGIMMGAYWAYETLNFGGYWNWDPVENAVYVPWLILVAGLHLMIIQHKSFAALKAGMGLILGAFILILYSTFLTRSGVLGEGSVHSFTDLGLSGQLLLYLVFFTILAILLFVARMKDMPSDKKEASTYSAEFWIFIGATVLALMSFQVLVPTSYPAFNALVANFGISSNLAPPADAVAFYTKFQLWFAVALALISGTAQFFFWKRLDKKNVFSTLTTPYIITLIITAVLILMGNVHQPTYIILLTAAIFSLVANTIVIVQFTKLKISISGGAVTHIGVALMLVGILASSGFEDVISLNMSGKIYNSEFPEEMNKENVLLFRGHPKRMGQYHLTYKGPRLTSRDIPGYFNKESVKQKANDPYHAVVLEDIVQDGETVAEIGDEIQIYNENIYYEIEYISDKGKSFSLFPRVQDNEAMGPIPSPDIKSFWNKDMYTHITNLAVSDDEVEWSKQDPLKIAIGDTVFLNDYVVVFDGVKPLEKAPGYHIKEDDYALQANLRVLLGANNNIDLKPSYVLTQVKRMSIDGLVNDYEAGLIAATNRELGLRITLKEILPKEKTFVFEAETAQKDWVIMKAVEKPFISILWIGTILLGVGTGISASRRFKESKNKTTKKETKEEVMV
- the yidD gene encoding membrane protein insertion efficiency factor YidD; protein product: MGKFISKIMVLLVRGYQVLISPYTPSSCRYSPTCSEYTVQALKKYGPIKGGKLAFKRIKSCHPWGGSGYDPVP
- a CDS encoding LysM peptidoglycan-binding domain-containing protein, whose product is MTVKTKQKYTFGYSSSDVHSTHFWLNELSSDSLFLGGGLLESADEQTKTTLNKSFKENKKPQLALHEASKVVKNFGCNDYVLVYLKDRRLWHTRNGNIRLFVYRDGRFLSPPHTKNPAVATPFLLNEDDQLVVCNASLLFETAPKSLKDIFSSSLPQESAEGLIQQTKEDLSFVGILPCEFLRDNAPSRNREKALQEVFPFEKEVDEALRNPNQKKNQIYNFVGFVLFTLLIIFMYQQNKSNWESQIQEKDDEIANIKKENTKSEKTIEAFQRYQTQHIQSIANRDFDVFDNERYRMYALFRDARKKFKREEIAEKFNIYNPLAIEAKVVMDENWFIVPVKGTHLVQKGETLKKIAQMYYDNEQEGIKLIQEFNPQVVEGHSVFLPFENEL
- a CDS encoding OmpA family protein encodes the protein MKSVQGSIQILSSKMKGGQKISIRHTMDKNEEFAKIKINSSNYSDIENNYQIESKSEDVSFILKHKGSEFIIPIHNYDTYSLSVTNPNYLHSYDTVVEINDRKTYELDLNFKEEKVHKFDIYPFEVNTDIISSSAIEELNSVISTLKKRPQLSVEISCHTDSRGDDDFNLSLSKKQAKSILLYFISQGISRKRVVTDGFGENLLINECKNNVKCSNLKHLENRRVEYRFKKMD
- a CDS encoding OmpA family protein encodes the protein MILTQNVIANSKKEYTLKGIYLDSEKGNTIEGVKVCIKNIKSGAKTTIYTDQNGQFVLTLEGEANYKIYGTKDLYFDQEEHTISTEGDLESNIIEVSFNIKEVKCDIPYTLSDLHFEVNNSAILEDGEQHIDFLYELLSKNHKINVIIRVHSDARGANDYNKEITQSRADYLKEILVSKNISSTRITAEGVGEEEIVNDCIDGIRCSGERHLENRRVEIVLKQS
- a CDS encoding C1 family peptidase, giving the protein MLSIKKILASVLLAGASTLTVFGQETIVDGTQLKVVNQVKTTPVKSQGRTGTCWSFSTTSFIESELMRKGKGEFDLSEMYFVRNTYPLKAKKYIRKHGKAQFGEGGLAHDVMNIIREKGFVPNAVYDGKNGSKGPYDHQELFGVMESVLKTLSTSRTISDNWDDAFNAILDAYMGGTPVEFEFEGKSYTPQKFASNLDFNPDDYVELTSYDAYKTYAPCVLEIPDNWSDGIYYNLPLSDLQEVMNNALNKGYSLTWDGDVSEKSFSHKNGKATIEEKDGKEIEVTSSLRQTTFDNYSTTDDHLMHIVGIVKDKDGALYYVTKNSWGAESNDFGGYLYMSEGYVKLKTVSIMVHKDAIPSDIKKKIGLI
- a CDS encoding sugar 3,4-ketoisomerase, with the protein product MYRIREENNMTLNKKRWVNKKPRIIEIEEHGSHTMGFLTPVSENKQIPFPIKRVFWTNGGTKDTVRGNHAHKETEEVIVAVTGTVEVEVVLDDMKRKVFILDNPCQGLYLPPNTWRTLYFNKNAVTVTIASTEYDPNDYETDMVNWLQRDYSDEKFYNE
- the sucD gene encoding succinate--CoA ligase subunit alpha; amino-acid sequence: MSVLVNKDSKVIVQGFTGSEGSFHAEQMIAYGTNVVGGVTPGKGGQSHLDRPVFNTVADAVEQAGANVSIIFVPPAFAADAIMEAADAGIKVIIAITEGIPVADMVKAKDYIKGKDVTLIGPNCPGVITPGEAKVGIMPGFIFKPGKVGIVSKSGTLTYEAADQIVKAGYGVSTAIGIGGDPIIGTSTKEAVKLLMADPDTEAIVMIGEIGGNYEAEASKWIQEQGNPKPVVGFIAGQTAPKGRRMGHAGAIVGGEDDTAEAKMRIMEECGIAVSKSPADIGETLAKLLVNA